A stretch of the Ostrea edulis chromosome 9, xbOstEdul1.1, whole genome shotgun sequence genome encodes the following:
- the LOC130050128 gene encoding uncharacterized protein LOC130050128 isoform X1: MYVIFLYMILDTLSREELLSEWPLCSVYLLSDIIFIYSESDSLSHADYSGKMSTVNVFLCCLVVIVGGSLGDGDCPIGYSACSDTIWCCPSGYICTGTATCISVGDEDNLQPDMTSNVDDYMMLILYLKLCRIAQDLSLLHLNKMYCHYSLRIFCCTRRYFCTEDQLGHIKNIY; encoded by the exons ATGTATGTAATTTTCCTGTACATGATATTAGATACACTTTCAAGAGAAGAGCTTCTTTCCGAGTGGCCATTGTGTAGCGTGTACTTGCTCAGCGACATTATTTTTATCTACTCAGAGAGTGACAGTTTATCTCACGCGGACTACAGCGGCAAAATGTCCACGGTCAATGTCTTCCTCTGCTGTCTGGTCGTGATTGTTGGTGGAAGTCTCGGTGATg GTGACTGTCCGATTGGATACAGTGCTTGCTCAGACACGATATGGTGCTGTCCCTCCGGATATATTTGTACAGGAACTGCAACTTGTATCTCAGTAGG GGACGAGGACAACTTACAACCAGATATGACCAGCAATGTTGATGACTATATGATGTTGATCTTGTATCTCAAATTGTGTAGAATAGCCCAAGATCTCAGTTTACTCCATCTGAATAAAATGTATTGTCATTATTCTCTTCGTATATTTTGTTGTACGAGAAGATATTTCTGTACAGAAGATCAATTAGgacatatcaaaaatatttattga
- the LOC130050128 gene encoding uncharacterized protein LOC130050128 isoform X2 — protein MYVIFLYMILDTLSREELLSEWPLCSVYLLSDIIFIYSESDSLSHADYSGKMSTVNVFLCCLVVIVGGSLGDGDCPIGYSACSDTIWCCPSGYICTGTATCISVGVIIGPIVAVVIIGILIALWCYRRRTRTTYNQI, from the exons ATGTATGTAATTTTCCTGTACATGATATTAGATACACTTTCAAGAGAAGAGCTTCTTTCCGAGTGGCCATTGTGTAGCGTGTACTTGCTCAGCGACATTATTTTTATCTACTCAGAGAGTGACAGTTTATCTCACGCGGACTACAGCGGCAAAATGTCCACGGTCAATGTCTTCCTCTGCTGTCTGGTCGTGATTGTTGGTGGAAGTCTCGGTGATg GTGACTGTCCGATTGGATACAGTGCTTGCTCAGACACGATATGGTGCTGTCCCTCCGGATATATTTGTACAGGAACTGCAACTTGTATCTCAGTAGG GGTGATAATTGGTCCCATCGTCGCTGTGGTTATCATCGGCATTCTCATCGCTCTGTGGTGCTACAGACGAC GGACGAGGACAACTTACAACCAGATATGA